A genomic segment from Marinobacter subterrani encodes:
- the prlC gene encoding oligopeptidase A has product MNNPLLTDDLLPKFDHVRTEHMETAIDQILSENRMKIASLAQNEDPTWETLAQPMQAMEDKLSNAWSVISHLNGVMNNDDLRKVYKNCLEKLTEYSTEVSQNAALCNAYKKLAERDDFKDLNEAQRKSVENTLRDFHLGGVDLPEDRKKQYAALSRELSELSNKFSDNVLDATQHWFKQITDVDELAGVPETAIASAKQAARQKELEGYVITLDFPSFYPVMTYCDNRELRREVYEAFVTRASDQGPDAGQWDNTPVMAEILKRRHAQAQLLGFDNYAERSLATKMARSSDEVLDFLNQLAAKSKPQAEKEFAELKAFAKDEFGVDDLHAWDVGYYSEKLRQKRYDISPETLRPWFPVNNVVPGLFRVAEKLFDVQIEAKPEVETWHEDATAYCISRNGKPLAWFYFDLYARQGKRGGAWMADCRVRWRNLRGQLQLPVAFLTCNFTPPVNGKPSLLTHDEVTTLFHEFGHGLHHMLTQVDVLDVSGINGVAWDAVELPSQFLENWCWNPESLALIASHHETGEPLPDDLLKKLLAAKNFQSGMAMVRQLEFSLFDFRLHAEFNAEAPTNPLDMHRKVRSEIAVVEAPEFNRFPNSFSHIFAGGYAAGYYSYKWAEVLAADAFSLFEEKGIFDPETGKAFLTNILEKGGSQEPMKLFKAFRGREPQVDALLRQTGIMDEAA; this is encoded by the coding sequence ATGAATAACCCGTTACTGACTGACGACCTGTTGCCGAAATTCGACCATGTCCGCACCGAGCACATGGAAACGGCGATTGACCAGATTCTCAGCGAAAACCGGATGAAGATTGCCAGCCTGGCGCAAAACGAGGATCCCACCTGGGAAACCCTGGCGCAGCCCATGCAGGCCATGGAAGACAAGCTGAGCAATGCCTGGTCGGTGATCTCACACCTGAACGGCGTGATGAACAACGACGACCTGCGCAAGGTGTACAAGAACTGCCTGGAGAAGCTGACCGAGTACAGCACGGAGGTCAGCCAGAACGCGGCCCTGTGCAACGCCTACAAGAAACTGGCCGAGCGCGACGATTTCAAGGACCTGAACGAAGCCCAGCGCAAGTCTGTGGAAAACACCCTCCGGGATTTCCATTTGGGTGGTGTCGACCTGCCGGAAGACAGGAAAAAGCAGTACGCCGCGCTGTCCCGGGAGTTGTCAGAACTGTCCAACAAGTTCAGTGACAACGTGCTGGATGCGACCCAGCACTGGTTCAAGCAGATTACCGATGTGGATGAGCTGGCCGGTGTTCCTGAAACCGCCATTGCAAGCGCCAAGCAGGCAGCCCGTCAGAAAGAGCTCGAAGGCTATGTGATTACCCTGGATTTCCCCAGCTTCTACCCGGTGATGACCTACTGCGACAACCGGGAGCTGCGTCGGGAAGTCTACGAAGCCTTCGTGACCCGTGCCTCGGACCAGGGCCCGGATGCCGGCCAGTGGGATAACACACCGGTGATGGCGGAAATCCTTAAGCGCCGCCACGCCCAGGCCCAGTTGCTGGGTTTCGACAATTATGCCGAGCGCTCCCTGGCCACCAAGATGGCCCGTAGCAGTGATGAAGTGCTGGACTTTCTGAACCAACTGGCGGCCAAGTCCAAACCTCAGGCTGAAAAGGAGTTTGCTGAACTCAAGGCCTTCGCCAAAGACGAATTCGGCGTGGACGACCTGCATGCCTGGGATGTCGGCTACTACAGCGAAAAGCTTCGCCAGAAGCGCTACGACATTTCCCCGGAAACCCTGCGCCCCTGGTTCCCGGTTAACAATGTGGTGCCGGGCCTTTTCCGGGTGGCCGAGAAACTGTTCGACGTGCAGATTGAAGCGAAGCCGGAGGTGGAAACCTGGCACGAGGATGCCACAGCCTACTGCATCAGCCGTAACGGCAAGCCCCTTGCGTGGTTCTATTTCGACCTTTATGCCCGCCAGGGCAAGCGTGGCGGTGCCTGGATGGCCGACTGCCGGGTTCGCTGGCGCAACCTGCGTGGCCAGCTCCAGCTGCCGGTGGCCTTCCTGACCTGTAACTTCACACCGCCGGTGAACGGCAAGCCGTCGCTGCTGACCCACGATGAGGTCACCACCCTGTTCCACGAATTCGGCCACGGCCTGCACCATATGCTGACCCAGGTTGACGTACTGGACGTATCGGGTATCAACGGCGTGGCCTGGGATGCGGTGGAGCTGCCCAGCCAGTTCCTGGAAAACTGGTGCTGGAACCCCGAATCCCTCGCCCTGATTGCTTCGCACCATGAAACCGGGGAACCACTGCCGGACGACCTGCTGAAGAAACTGCTGGCGGCCAAGAACTTCCAGTCCGGTATGGCGATGGTACGGCAGCTGGAGTTCTCCCTGTTCGATTTCCGCCTGCACGCGGAATTCAACGCCGAAGCGCCCACCAACCCTCTGGACATGCACCGCAAGGTCCGAAGCGAGATTGCCGTAGTGGAAGCGCCGGAATTCAACCGCTTCCCCAACTCCTTCTCGCACATCTTTGCCGGTGGCTACGCGGCTGGCTATTACAGCTACAAGTGGGCGGAAGTGCTGGCGGCTGATGCGTTCTCCCTGTTCGAGGAAAAAGGCATCTTTGATCCGGAAACCGGGA